The Elaeis guineensis isolate ETL-2024a chromosome 13, EG11, whole genome shotgun sequence genome includes a region encoding these proteins:
- the LOC105056121 gene encoding serine/threonine-protein phosphatase 7 long form homolog: protein MLQDVAVLLGLRVHGPVITSTAQIIWSDFYEELFGIKLSKTILSRSSLRFHWLRDTFHHLPNDADDETMRRHARAFILCFISGHLFADKFDSHVQLLYLSLPHDPDIYGQLSWGNATLVFLYRKLYRATKSDTCEIAEPLVLR, encoded by the coding sequence ATGTTGCAGGACGTTGCTGTTCTCCTTGGATTACGGGTGCATGGGCCTGTCATCACCAGTACTGCACAGATCATCTGGTCAGACTTCTATGAGGAGTTGTTTGGTATTAAACTGTCAAAGACGATATTGTCGAGGTCTTCACTAAGATTTCACTGGCTTCGCGATACGTTTCACCACTTACCAAATGATGCAGATGATGAGACCATGCGGAGGCATGCACGAGCATTTATTCTTTGCTTTATCAGTGGCCATTTGTTCGCCGATAAGTTCGATTCCCATGTGCAGTTGTTGTACTTATCTTTACCACATGATCCTGATATATATGGACAGTTGAGTTGGGGCAACGCTACTTTAGTCTTCTTATATCGCAAGCTCTATAGGGCCACCAAATCAGATACATGTGAGATAGCAGAGCCGTTGGTGTTGAGATAG